A genomic window from Yarrowia lipolytica chromosome 1D, complete sequence includes:
- a CDS encoding uncharacterized protein (Compare to YALI0D15092g, similar to Saccharomyces cerevisiae MOH1 (YBL049W); ancestral locus Anc_7.492, similar to uniprot|Q8LE51 Arabidopsis thaliana Yippee- like protein 26S proteasome non-ATPase regulatory subunit): protein MGFRYTEYLDGQVYRCKKCGQHLTTHDDLMSKSFKGAMGTAYLFKKVVNIQEHEVVEKEMTTGKHLVCDITCGECTTTLGWKYIKAFEKQEKYKEDKYILEKYFMTAPRLSQQRFV, encoded by the coding sequence ATGGGCTTCAGATACACAGAGTACCTGGACGGCCAGGTGTACCGATGCAAAAAGTGCGGCCAACATCTGACCACCCACGACGATCTCATGTCCAAGAGCTTCAAAGGGGCCATGGGAACGGCCTACCTGTTCAAAAAGGTGGTCAACATCCAGGAGCATGaagtggtggagaaggagatgaccACGGGTAAGCATCTGGTCTGCGACATCACGTGTGGAGAATGTACGACAACCCTGGGGTGGAAGTACATTAAGGCGTTTGAGAAGCAGGAAAAgtacaaggaggacaagtacattcTGGAAAAGTACTTCATGACCGCGCCCAGACTGAGTCAGCAGAGGTTTGTTTGA
- a CDS encoding uncharacterized protein (Compare to YALI0D15070g, no similarity) → MSSATSIHFDTVTSGVTTITQPTVALAHPLRTVYDYYAQPREKALSLEDSSDSRDAHSFTSSSYASISTVSSFHVTLRDAKLKHVTRFKQWTKRVKEKVLTKFNPPIHPSTTLSCVHSLVESMDVPLTDTTTGQLTHWPVLLKLVDHMTHNFPFTQNQLWCVQRTISQLDSLVFGAENVESVVLDMEETETRLLGLVYKFKTVFCLNYRRDMSI, encoded by the coding sequence ATGAGCAGCGCAACCAGCATTCACTTCGATACTGTCACTTCTGGAGTCACCACAATCACCCAGCCTACGGTTGCCCTGGCCCATCCCCTGCGCACTGTATATGACTATTATGCTCAGCCGCGAGAGAAGGCACTCTCATTGGAAGATTCTTCagattcacgtgacgctCACAGTTTCACTTCTAGTTCCTATGCCTCCATTTCCACTGTCAGTAGCTTTCATGTGACGCTCCGTGATGCCAAACTCaagcacgtgaccagatTCAAGCAGTGGACTAAGCGTGTGAAGGAAAAAGTGCTCACTAAGTTCAATCCCCCCATCCATCCTTCCACCACGCTAAGCTGTGTGCATTCGTTGGTGGAGTCTATGGACGTGCCACTGACAGATACAACCACAGGCCAGTTAACCCATTGGCCCGTGCTGCTCAAGTTAGTagatcacatgacccacAACTTCCCTTTTACCCAAAATCAGCTTTGGTGCGTTCAGCGTACAATTAGCCAGTTGGACAGTCTGGTTTTCGGCGCTGAAAACGTCGAAAGTGTTGTACTGGACATGGAAGAGACTGAAACCAGACTGTTGGGACTGGTTTACAAGTTCAAGACAGTCTTTTGTCTCAACTACAGGCGTGACATGAGCATCTAA